In Equus quagga isolate Etosha38 chromosome 14, UCLA_HA_Equagga_1.0, whole genome shotgun sequence, one DNA window encodes the following:
- the LOC124251953 gene encoding olfactory receptor 6X1, translating to MRNGTAITEFILLGFPGIQGLQIPLFIVIFFIYILTLAGNGLIIAIVWAEPSLQIPMYFFLCNLSFLEIWYTTTVIPKLLETFVVARTAICTPCCLLQAFFHFFLGTTEFFILTVMSFDRYLAICKPLRYSTIMTSNLCLQLALSSWTVGFSIVFCQMLLLIQLPFCGDNIINHFYCDVGPILKAACADTRILELLGLIVTILVIPGSLIFTMISYIYILSTILRIPSATGRQKAFSTCASHLTVVSLLYGAVLFMYLRPTAHSSFKINKVVSVLNTIFTPLLNPFIYTIRNKEVKGALRKAMTCPNTRHPE from the coding sequence ATGAGAAATGGCACGGCAATCACAGAGTTCATCCTCCTAGGCTTTCCTGGTATCCAAGGACTACAAATCCCTCTCTTTATTGTCATCTTTTTCATCTACATATTAACTCTTGCAGGCAATGGGCTTATTATTGCCATTGTCTGGGCTGAGCCCAGCCTACAAATTCCAATGTACTTCTTTCTTTGCAACTTGTCCTTCCTAGAGATCTGGTACACCACTACTGTCATCCCCAAACTGCTGGAAACTTTTGTGGTGGCAAGAACAGCTATCTGCACCCCCTGCTGCCTGCTGCAGGccttctttcacttcttcttGGGCACCACTGAGTTCTTCATCCTCACTGTCATGTCTTTTGACCGTTAcctggccatctgcaagcccctTCGCTACTCCACCATCATGACCAGCAATCTCTGCCTGCAGCTGGCCCTCAGCTCCTGGACGGTGGGCTTCAGCATTGTCTTTTGTCAGATGCTGCTGCTCATCCAGCTGCCGTTCTGTGGCGACAATATCATCAATCATTTCTACTGTGATGTTGGTCCCATTTTGAAAGCAGCCTGTGCAGACACAAGAATTTTGGAGCTCTTGGGTCTCATAGTAACCATCCTGGTGATCCCAGGGTCACTCATCTTCACTATGATTTCTTATATCTATATCCTGTCCACCATCCTACGGATTCCTTCAGCCACTGGCCGGCAGAAGGCGTTCTCTACCTGCGCCTCTCACCTGACAGTTGTCTCCCTGCTCTATGGAGCTGTTTTGTTCATGTACCTGAGACCCACAGCGCACTCCTCCTTTAAGATTAATAAGGTGGTATCAGTGCTAAATACTATCTTCACACCCCTTCTGAATCCCTTCATTTATACAATTAGAAACAAGGAGGTGAAGGGAGCCCTAAGGAAGGCAATGACTTGTCCAAACACTCGTCATCCAGAGTAA